A portion of the Nyctibius grandis isolate bNycGra1 chromosome 31, bNycGra1.pri, whole genome shotgun sequence genome contains these proteins:
- the LOC137674774 gene encoding perilipin-3-like isoform X2 — translation MSAESTAPAEDRPELKSVVSRVASLALVSSAYGMVSTAYTSTKDSHPYVRSVCDAAEKGVKTLTAAAVSGAQPILTKLEPQISTANEYACKGLEKLEEKLPILQQPPENVVAGTRELVSSTVSGAVGLARGAVRGGVERTRSVLSTGVSTVVGSRVGRLVATGMDAVLGTSEELVERYLPGTDEELAVAAGAEVATPDRQGRRQSYFVRVGSLSAKLRHRALRHSLGELRRAWLSAQRLLAQLHHVFELIEQGRRGMDGSLNGAWQRLHRMWLEWSQQDAVPMEEREVEVRTLAMLRGLLRQLHAACTRLAAGARAFPGSVQETAGHIRHGVEGVQASLSHAHSFHDLSDLVLAQSREKVLRAQLSIDELLEYVGQHAPLPWLVGPFAPALVEYPEDVPIEMAKWEGCVTVGGTHHGPTPPRLCSQR, via the exons ATGTCAGCTGAAAGCACGGCGCCGGCAGAGGACCGGCCGGAGCTGAAG AGCGTGGTGAGCCGGGTGGCCAGCCTGGCCCTGGTGAGCTCGGCCTACGGCATGGTGTCCACCGCCTACACCTCCACCAAGGACAGCCACCCCTACGTCAGGTCCGTGTGCGACGCTGCCGAGAAGGGGGTGAAGACGCTGACGGCGGCAGCGGTCAGTGGGGCCCAGCCCATCCTCACCAAGCTGGAGCCGCAGA tTTCCACCGCCAACGAATACGCctgcaaagggctggagaagctggaggagaagctgcccatcctgcagcagcccccggAGAAC GTGGTGGCAGGGACCAGGGAGCTGGTGTCGTCCACGGTGAGCGGGGCGGTGGGCCTGGCCCGCGGCGCGGTGCGGGGCGGCGTGGAGAGGACGCGCTCGGTGCTGAGCACCGGCGTCAGCACCGTGGTGGGCTCCCGCGTGGGCCGGCTCGTGGCCACGGGGATGGACGCAGTGCTGGGGACATCggaggagctggtggagcgATACCTGCCCGGGACGGACGAAGAGCTGG CGGTGGCAGCGGGCGCGGAGGTGGCCACGCCGGATCGGCAGGGACGGCGGCAGAGCTACTTCGTGCGCGTGGGCTCGCTCTCAGCCAAGCTGCGGCACCGGGCCCTGCGGCACTCGCTGGGGGAGCTGCGGCGGGCATGGCTCAGCGCCCAGCGCCTCCTGGCCCAGCTCCACCACGTCTTCGAGCTG ATCGAGCAGGGGCGGCGGGGCATGGACGGGTCCCTGAACGGTGCCTGGCAGCGGCTCCACCGCATGTGGCTGGAGTGGAGCCAGCAGGATGCTGTGCCCATGGAAGAGCGTGAG GTGGAGGTGCGGACGCTGGCCATGCTGCGCGGGCTCCTGCGCCAGCTCCACGCCGCCTGCACCCGCCTGGCCGCCGGTGCCCGAGCCTTCCCCGGCAGCGTGCAGGAGACGGCGGGCCACATCCGGCACGGCGTGGAGGGCGTGCAGGCCTCCCTCTCCCACGCCCATTCCTTCCACGACCTGTCGGATCTGGTGCTGGCGCAGAGCCGGGAGAAGGTGCTGCGGGCGCAGCTCAGCATCGACGAGCTGCTGGAGTACGTGGGGCAGCACGCGCCCCTGCCCTGGCTCGTGGGACCCTTCGCCCCGGCCCTCGTCGAGTACCCCGAGGACGTCCCCATCGAGATGGCCAAGTGGGAGGGTTGTGTCACCGTGGGGGGGACGCACCACGGCCCCACACCCCCCCGGCTCTGCAGCCAGCGCTGA
- the LOC137674774 gene encoding perilipin-3-like isoform X1, which produces MSAESTAPAEDRPELKQSVVSRVASLALVSSAYGMVSTAYTSTKDSHPYVRSVCDAAEKGVKTLTAAAVSGAQPILTKLEPQISTANEYACKGLEKLEEKLPILQQPPENVVAGTRELVSSTVSGAVGLARGAVRGGVERTRSVLSTGVSTVVGSRVGRLVATGMDAVLGTSEELVERYLPGTDEELAVAAGAEVATPDRQGRRQSYFVRVGSLSAKLRHRALRHSLGELRRAWLSAQRLLAQLHHVFELIEQGRRGMDGSLNGAWQRLHRMWLEWSQQDAVPMEEREVEVRTLAMLRGLLRQLHAACTRLAAGARAFPGSVQETAGHIRHGVEGVQASLSHAHSFHDLSDLVLAQSREKVLRAQLSIDELLEYVGQHAPLPWLVGPFAPALVEYPEDVPIEMAKWEGCVTVGGTHHGPTPPRLCSQR; this is translated from the exons ATGTCAGCTGAAAGCACGGCGCCGGCAGAGGACCGGCCGGAGCTGAAG CAGAGCGTGGTGAGCCGGGTGGCCAGCCTGGCCCTGGTGAGCTCGGCCTACGGCATGGTGTCCACCGCCTACACCTCCACCAAGGACAGCCACCCCTACGTCAGGTCCGTGTGCGACGCTGCCGAGAAGGGGGTGAAGACGCTGACGGCGGCAGCGGTCAGTGGGGCCCAGCCCATCCTCACCAAGCTGGAGCCGCAGA tTTCCACCGCCAACGAATACGCctgcaaagggctggagaagctggaggagaagctgcccatcctgcagcagcccccggAGAAC GTGGTGGCAGGGACCAGGGAGCTGGTGTCGTCCACGGTGAGCGGGGCGGTGGGCCTGGCCCGCGGCGCGGTGCGGGGCGGCGTGGAGAGGACGCGCTCGGTGCTGAGCACCGGCGTCAGCACCGTGGTGGGCTCCCGCGTGGGCCGGCTCGTGGCCACGGGGATGGACGCAGTGCTGGGGACATCggaggagctggtggagcgATACCTGCCCGGGACGGACGAAGAGCTGG CGGTGGCAGCGGGCGCGGAGGTGGCCACGCCGGATCGGCAGGGACGGCGGCAGAGCTACTTCGTGCGCGTGGGCTCGCTCTCAGCCAAGCTGCGGCACCGGGCCCTGCGGCACTCGCTGGGGGAGCTGCGGCGGGCATGGCTCAGCGCCCAGCGCCTCCTGGCCCAGCTCCACCACGTCTTCGAGCTG ATCGAGCAGGGGCGGCGGGGCATGGACGGGTCCCTGAACGGTGCCTGGCAGCGGCTCCACCGCATGTGGCTGGAGTGGAGCCAGCAGGATGCTGTGCCCATGGAAGAGCGTGAG GTGGAGGTGCGGACGCTGGCCATGCTGCGCGGGCTCCTGCGCCAGCTCCACGCCGCCTGCACCCGCCTGGCCGCCGGTGCCCGAGCCTTCCCCGGCAGCGTGCAGGAGACGGCGGGCCACATCCGGCACGGCGTGGAGGGCGTGCAGGCCTCCCTCTCCCACGCCCATTCCTTCCACGACCTGTCGGATCTGGTGCTGGCGCAGAGCCGGGAGAAGGTGCTGCGGGCGCAGCTCAGCATCGACGAGCTGCTGGAGTACGTGGGGCAGCACGCGCCCCTGCCCTGGCTCGTGGGACCCTTCGCCCCGGCCCTCGTCGAGTACCCCGAGGACGTCCCCATCGAGATGGCCAAGTGGGAGGGTTGTGTCACCGTGGGGGGGACGCACCACGGCCCCACACCCCCCCGGCTCTGCAGCCAGCGCTGA
- the LRG1 gene encoding leucine-rich alpha-2-glycoprotein, translated as MAPGHILPLLLLLLALLVPPPCPAAPCPPRPNATRFVCTEPTLSAFPAGLPPTTVAVSVEFTALAGLPAAALAGLPRLRELHLASNRLAALPEPLLRPVPALRVLDLTDNLLTDLPDGIFATARHLQHLVLRGNRLRALRPAWFRHLLDLQWLDVAANALAEVPPQVFHPLRSLKSLDLSHNRVASLAPAALAGLRALERLDLEGNGLGTLAPATFAPAPALRLLFLQDNELRALPDGVFVPLCHLRVLDLAHNRLRALELPPPRPGPALDLDISGNPWSCECPLLALLRHAAPRLAATRDTRCDSPPRYRGQEVAAVSWAGDTGCEPEGDGQRPPGP; from the coding sequence ATGGCACCGGGCCACATcctgcccctgctgctgctgctgctggcgctgCTGGTGCCACCGCCGTGCCCCGCCGCGCCGTGCCCCCCCCGGCCCAACGCCACCCGCTTCGTCTGCACCGAGCCCACCCTGAGCGCCTTCCCCGCGGGGCTGCCCCCGACCACCGTGGCCGTCTCGGTGGAGTTCACGGCGCTGGCcgggctccccgccgccgcgctggcCGGGCTGCCGCGCCTCCGGGAGCTCCATCTCGCCTCCAACCGCCTCGCCGCCCTCCCCGAGCCCCTCCTGCGCCCCGTGCCCGCCCTCCGCGTCCTCGACCTCACCGACAACCTCCTCACCGACCTCCCCGACGGCATCTTCGCCACCGCCCGCCACCTCCAGCACCTGGTCCTGCGGGGCAACCGGCTGCGGGCGCTGCGACCCGCCTGGTTCCGGCACCTTCTGGACCTGCAGTGGCTCGACGTGGCTGCCAACGCCTTGGCGGAGGTGCCACCGCAGGTTTTCCACCCGTTGCGGTCCCTCAAGAGCCTGGATCTGTCCCACAACCGCGTGGCATCGCTGGCGCCAGCGGCGCTGGCCGGGCTGCGGGCGCTGGAGAGGCTGGACCTGGAGGGGAACGGGCTGGGCACACTGGCACCCGCCACCTTTGCGCCCGCGCCCGCCCTgcgcctcctcttcctccaggaCAACGAGCTGCGGGCGCTGCCCGACGGCGTCTtcgtccccctgtgccaccTCCGCGTCCTCGACCTGGCGCACAACCGGCTGCGGGCGCTGGAGCTGCCGCCCCCGCGCCCTGGCCCCGCGCTGGACCTCGACATCTCGGGCAACCCCTGGTCCTGCGAGTGCCcgctgctggccctgctgcgGCACGCGGCCCCCCGCCTCGCCGCCACCCGCGACACCCGCTGCGACAGCCCCCCGCGCTACCGGGGACAGGAGGTGGCCGCcgtgagctgggctggggacacgggcTGCGAGCCCGAGGGGGACGGGCAGCGCCCGCCGGGCCCCTAG